One Halosegnis longus DNA window includes the following coding sequences:
- the rocF gene encoding arginase gives MNVRIIGVPMDLGADRRGVDMGPSAIRYAGLSDALADAGHECVELGDVSVPRPENLDAPSGRAKYLAETETVCLGLATQVEATIDAGGFPLVLGGDHSIAIGTAGGAATQGDTGVVWFDAHGDFNTPDTTPSGNVHGMSVAALLGRGEFADSDWAHAPNIDPSNVAMVGIRSLDDAERAALRDSEVTVFTMSDIDERGLPVVTEEALAVAGQADGMHISLDMDFLAPAEAPGVGTPVRGGVTYREAHAAMEAVADRLDSVRSMEVVEVNPILDSHNKTAELAVELIASALGKRIL, from the coding sequence ATGAACGTCCGTATCATCGGTGTGCCGATGGACCTGGGAGCCGACCGCCGTGGCGTCGACATGGGACCGTCGGCGATTCGCTACGCCGGTCTCTCGGATGCGCTCGCCGACGCCGGCCACGAGTGCGTCGAACTCGGCGACGTGAGCGTCCCCCGGCCGGAGAATCTCGACGCCCCGAGCGGTCGGGCGAAGTATCTCGCCGAGACGGAGACGGTGTGTCTCGGCCTCGCCACGCAGGTCGAGGCGACCATCGACGCCGGCGGGTTCCCGCTCGTGCTCGGGGGCGACCACTCGATTGCCATCGGCACCGCTGGTGGCGCGGCGACACAGGGCGACACCGGCGTCGTCTGGTTCGACGCCCACGGCGATTTCAACACGCCCGACACGACACCCTCGGGCAACGTCCACGGGATGTCGGTCGCGGCTCTTCTCGGTCGGGGCGAGTTCGCCGACAGCGACTGGGCACACGCGCCGAACATCGACCCGTCGAACGTCGCGATGGTCGGGATTCGCTCGCTGGACGACGCCGAGCGCGCGGCGCTGCGCGACAGCGAGGTGACGGTGTTCACCATGTCGGATATCGACGAGCGCGGACTGCCGGTCGTGACGGAGGAAGCACTCGCCGTCGCCGGACAGGCGGACGGGATGCATATCTCGCTCGACATGGACTTCCTCGCGCCCGCGGAGGCACCGGGCGTCGGGACGCCCGTCCGGGGCGGTGTCACCTACCGCGAGGCCCACGCCGCGATGGAGGCCGTCGCCGACCGACTCGACAGCGTGCGCTCGATGGAGGTCGTCGAGGTGAACCCGATTTTGGATTCACACAACAAGACGGCGGAGCTGGCCGTCGAACTCATCGCCTCGGCGCTTGGCAAACGGATTCTCTAA
- a CDS encoding heavy-metal-associated domain-containing protein: protein MTKTLTVDGMSCDHCEQTVEDAVTAVEGVASARADETTETLEIEGDPDLAAVRTAIADAGYEPA, encoded by the coding sequence ATGACGAAGACACTCACCGTCGACGGGATGAGCTGTGACCACTGCGAGCAGACGGTCGAGGACGCCGTCACGGCAGTCGAGGGCGTGGCTAGTGCACGCGCAGACGAGACCACGGAGACGCTCGAAATCGAGGGCGACCCGGACCTCGCTGCCGTCCGAACGGCGATTGCGGACGCGGGCTACGAGCCGGCTTAG
- the gyrA gene encoding DNA gyrase subunit A has protein sequence MSTDDTDPTLDANIAREVRNVRIDDEMEQSYIDYAMSVIVGRALPDARDGLKPVQRRILYSMHDMGVTSNSGHRKSSNVVGEVMGNYHPHGDQSIYDALARMAQDFSLRYPLVDGQGNFGSVDGDPPAAMRYTEARMDSLAEELLADIEEDTVDFTANYDDRLTEPDVLPAKVPNLLLNGASGIAVGMSTNIPPHNLREVVDATIHLIDNPDCSVSDLIVGPDGEGYVKGPDFPTGANIVGRQGIHEAYESGRGKLRVRAEIDTEERDSGGDRIVVTELPYQENKARRIERIADDVNEGKIEGIADIRDESDRNGVRVVIDLKRGTNTEVVKNQLLESHLERTFSVLSLALVDDQPRVLNLKQLLEQYVDHRREVVRRRSQYRLDEAQDRAHILEGRLQALENAEAVVDLIRNSDDRDDAKAGLREEFGLSTEQAAHIVRMQLGSLTSMEVGEVESEYADVQATIERLETILGDESELLGVIKDELRDMRETYGDDRRTSIVEDTGSVTREDLIPEEDTVVVLTEEDYIKRMPIAEFSPQNRGGKGIIGVRPKEGDRVSAVFQANTHDYLLVFTNRGQVYRLKTYEIPEMSRTARGTNVVNVIDLDSDEEVTAVVDVDDVEDEEGYLAMATEDGYVKRTELSAFENVHSGGIRATRLEAGDRLVDVEVTDGEMDIVIGTRQGMTIRFDETEARSMGRSARGVNGIKLEGDDRVAGLVTARKDDDRDLLTVTRNGYGKRTSLSEYRSQSRYGKGLVDIKTNERNGEACSLSAVEETDGLVIMSESGQIMRTTVDELSRQGRNTMGVTVMRLDEGDWVASVDVTEE, from the coding sequence ATGAGCACCGACGACACCGACCCGACGCTCGACGCGAACATCGCGCGCGAGGTGCGGAACGTCCGCATCGACGACGAGATGGAACAGAGCTACATCGACTACGCGATGTCCGTCATCGTCGGGCGCGCGCTCCCGGACGCCCGCGACGGACTCAAGCCCGTCCAGCGGCGCATCCTCTACTCCATGCACGACATGGGCGTCACCTCCAACAGCGGCCACCGGAAATCCTCCAACGTGGTCGGCGAGGTGATGGGGAACTACCATCCACACGGCGACCAGTCCATCTACGATGCGCTCGCCCGGATGGCACAGGACTTCTCCCTGCGCTACCCGCTCGTCGACGGGCAGGGGAACTTCGGCTCCGTCGACGGCGACCCGCCGGCAGCGATGCGGTATACGGAGGCGCGCATGGACTCGCTGGCCGAGGAACTGCTCGCCGACATCGAGGAGGACACCGTCGACTTCACGGCCAACTACGACGACCGGCTCACCGAACCGGACGTGCTCCCGGCGAAGGTGCCGAACCTCCTCCTGAACGGAGCCTCCGGCATCGCGGTCGGGATGTCGACGAACATTCCGCCGCACAATCTGCGCGAGGTCGTGGACGCGACCATCCACCTCATCGACAACCCCGACTGCTCGGTGTCTGACCTCATCGTCGGTCCCGACGGCGAGGGGTACGTCAAGGGGCCGGATTTCCCGACCGGCGCGAACATCGTCGGTCGACAGGGGATTCACGAGGCGTACGAGTCCGGCCGCGGCAAACTCCGGGTTCGTGCCGAAATCGACACCGAGGAACGCGACAGCGGCGGCGACCGCATCGTCGTCACCGAACTCCCGTATCAGGAGAACAAGGCGCGGCGCATCGAGCGCATCGCCGACGACGTGAACGAGGGGAAAATCGAGGGCATCGCGGATATCCGCGACGAGTCCGACCGCAACGGCGTGCGGGTCGTCATCGACCTGAAGCGCGGTACGAACACCGAGGTCGTCAAGAATCAGCTGCTGGAATCACACCTCGAACGCACCTTCTCGGTGTTGTCGCTTGCGCTCGTCGACGACCAGCCGCGCGTCCTGAACCTGAAACAGCTGCTCGAACAGTACGTCGACCACCGGCGCGAGGTCGTGCGCCGGCGCTCGCAGTACCGGCTCGACGAGGCACAAGACCGCGCCCACATCCTGGAAGGCCGGCTTCAGGCGCTCGAAAACGCCGAGGCCGTCGTCGACCTCATCCGGAACAGCGACGACCGCGACGACGCGAAGGCCGGCCTGCGCGAGGAGTTCGGGCTCTCGACGGAGCAGGCGGCCCACATCGTCCGGATGCAGCTCGGTTCGCTCACTTCGATGGAGGTCGGCGAGGTCGAAAGCGAGTACGCGGATGTGCAGGCGACCATCGAGCGACTGGAGACGATTCTGGGCGACGAGAGCGAACTGCTCGGCGTCATCAAAGACGAACTCCGCGACATGCGCGAGACGTACGGCGACGACCGCCGCACGTCCATCGTCGAGGACACCGGCTCCGTCACCCGCGAGGACCTCATCCCCGAGGAGGACACCGTCGTCGTCCTCACCGAGGAGGATTACATCAAGCGGATGCCCATCGCGGAGTTCAGCCCGCAGAACCGCGGCGGGAAGGGTATCATCGGCGTCCGGCCGAAGGAAGGCGACCGCGTCTCCGCCGTCTTCCAGGCGAACACTCACGACTACCTGCTCGTGTTCACGAATCGCGGGCAGGTGTACCGGCTCAAAACCTACGAGATTCCCGAGATGTCCCGCACGGCCCGCGGGACGAACGTCGTGAACGTCATCGACCTCGACTCCGACGAGGAGGTCACCGCGGTCGTCGACGTGGACGACGTGGAAGACGAGGAGGGGTATCTGGCGATGGCGACCGAAGACGGCTACGTGAAGCGGACCGAACTCTCGGCGTTCGAGAACGTCCACTCCGGCGGAATTCGCGCCACCCGACTCGAAGCGGGTGACCGACTCGTCGACGTGGAGGTGACCGACGGCGAGATGGACATCGTCATCGGTACTCGCCAGGGGATGACGATTCGGTTCGACGAGACGGAGGCCCGGTCGATGGGGCGGTCCGCCCGCGGTGTCAACGGTATCAAGCTCGAAGGCGACGACCGGGTCGCCGGTCTCGTCACCGCCAGAAAGGACGACGACCGCGACCTGTTGACCGTGACGCGCAACGGCTACGGGAAGCGGACCTCGCTGTCCGAGTACCGCAGCCAGTCCCGCTACGGGAAGGGACTCGTCGACATCAAGACGAACGAGCGCAACGGCGAGGCCTGTTCGCTGTCGGCCGTCGAGGAGACGGACGGGCTCGTCATCATGAGCGAATCCGGCCAGATTATGCGAACCACCGTGGACGAACTCTCCCGGCAGGGGAGAAACACGATGGGCGTCACCGTGATGCGACTCGACGAGGGCGACTGGGTCGCGAGCGTCGACGTGACGGAGGAGTAG
- the gyrB gene encoding DNA topoisomerase (ATP-hydrolyzing) subunit B yields the protein MSKEANYGADQIQVLEGLEAVQKRPAMYIGSTDDRGLHHLVYEVVDNSIDEALAGHCDTIEVTLHEDGSVSVSDDGRGIPIDTHSEYDRPALEVIMTVLHAGGKFDNKSYQVSGGLHGVGVSVVNALSKWLEVEVKRDGYVYRHDFDHGEPQDDLEEIRPMEDGEETGTTIRFWPDDDIFETTTYDFSTLETRLRELAFLNPGVEIALVDERDDTDVRFQYDGGIREFVEYLNETRTPLHDDIVYLDGEEEGIQVEVALQATDGVQGSIHAFANNINTREGGTHMTGFKTALTRVVNDYADEHGMGSDLDGNLKGEDIREGLTGVLSIKHPDPQFEGQTKTKLGNSEVRGIVEGLMHEQFTAYLEEHPDTAEAIVGKAVEAAKARLAAKKAEELTRRKSALGSSSLPGKLADCQTRDPEEAELFIVEGDSAGGSAKQARNPEFQAILPLFGKILNAEKHRLDRVLENEKIRDLITALGTGVGDEFDVEEARYQKIILMTDADVDGAHIRTLYLTFLYRQMPEIIENGYVYAAQPPLYRIRYKGETYDAMTEQEREEIVEDVCDGSPDQVQRFKGLGEMNPKQLWETTMNPETRILKRITVEDAAAADKMFSVLMGDAVAPRKQFIKEHADDAEWVDI from the coding sequence ATGTCTAAGGAAGCAAACTACGGAGCCGACCAGATTCAGGTCCTCGAAGGCCTCGAGGCGGTCCAGAAACGACCCGCGATGTACATCGGGTCGACGGACGACCGCGGGCTCCACCATCTCGTCTACGAGGTCGTCGACAACTCCATCGACGAGGCGTTGGCCGGTCACTGTGACACCATCGAGGTGACCCTCCACGAGGACGGCTCCGTCTCCGTCAGCGACGACGGTCGAGGGATTCCGATCGACACCCACAGCGAGTACGACCGCCCCGCCCTCGAAGTCATCATGACCGTCCTCCACGCTGGCGGGAAGTTCGACAACAAGTCGTATCAGGTGTCGGGCGGCCTCCACGGCGTCGGCGTCAGCGTCGTCAACGCGCTCTCGAAGTGGCTCGAAGTCGAGGTGAAACGCGACGGCTACGTCTACCGCCACGACTTCGACCACGGTGAGCCACAGGACGACCTCGAAGAGATTCGGCCGATGGAAGACGGCGAGGAGACGGGCACGACCATCCGGTTTTGGCCCGACGACGACATCTTCGAGACGACCACCTACGACTTCTCGACGCTGGAGACGCGGCTCCGCGAACTCGCCTTCCTGAATCCGGGCGTCGAAATCGCGCTCGTCGACGAGCGCGACGACACCGACGTGCGGTTCCAGTACGACGGCGGCATCCGCGAGTTCGTCGAGTATCTCAACGAGACGCGCACCCCCCTACACGACGACATCGTCTACCTCGACGGCGAGGAGGAGGGAATCCAGGTCGAGGTTGCGCTCCAGGCGACCGACGGCGTCCAGGGGTCGATTCACGCGTTCGCCAACAACATCAACACCCGCGAGGGCGGCACCCACATGACCGGGTTCAAGACCGCCCTCACCCGCGTCGTCAACGACTACGCCGACGAACACGGGATGGGTAGCGACCTCGACGGCAACCTCAAGGGCGAGGACATCCGCGAGGGACTGACCGGCGTGCTCTCGATTAAGCATCCGGACCCGCAGTTCGAGGGCCAGACCAAGACGAAGCTCGGCAACTCCGAGGTCCGGGGTATCGTCGAGGGCCTGATGCACGAGCAGTTCACGGCGTACCTCGAAGAGCACCCCGACACCGCCGAGGCAATCGTCGGGAAGGCGGTCGAGGCTGCGAAGGCTCGACTCGCCGCCAAGAAGGCCGAAGAACTCACGCGCCGGAAATCCGCACTCGGCTCCAGTTCCCTCCCCGGCAAGCTCGCGGACTGTCAGACCCGCGACCCCGAGGAGGCCGAGCTGTTCATCGTCGAGGGTGACTCCGCGGGCGGGAGTGCAAAGCAGGCGCGCAATCCGGAGTTTCAGGCGATTCTCCCGCTGTTCGGGAAGATTCTCAACGCCGAGAAACACCGGCTCGACCGCGTGCTCGAAAACGAGAAGATTCGGGACCTCATCACCGCGCTCGGTACCGGCGTCGGCGACGAGTTCGACGTGGAGGAGGCCCGGTATCAGAAGATCATCCTGATGACCGACGCCGACGTGGACGGTGCACACATCCGGACGCTGTATCTCACCTTCCTCTACCGGCAGATGCCGGAGATCATCGAGAACGGCTACGTCTACGCGGCTCAGCCGCCGCTGTACCGCATCCGCTACAAGGGTGAGACGTACGACGCCATGACCGAACAGGAACGCGAAGAGATCGTCGAAGATGTGTGTGACGGCTCGCCCGACCAGGTCCAGCGGTTCAAGGGACTCGGCGAGATGAACCCCAAACAGCTGTGGGAGACGACGATGAATCCGGAGACGCGCATCCTCAAGCGCATCACCGTCGAGGACGCTGCCGCCGCGGACAAGATGTTCTCCGTGTTGATGGGTGATGCCGTGGCTCCCCGCAAACAGTTCATCAAGGAGCACGCCGACGACGCGGAGTGGGTGGATATATGA
- a CDS encoding DNA topoisomerase VI subunit B, giving the protein MTAKQSTLDTGGGETVADELAESQRAISIAEFFEKNKQMLGFDSGGKALVTAVKEAVDNALDATEEAGILPDIYVSIEEAGDYYRVVIEDNGPGITKEQIPKVFGKLLYGSRFHAREQSRGQQGIGISAAVLYSQLTSGKPARITSKTGSQQTAQQFELTIDTDSNEPDVDLAEETTWERPHGTRIELEMEANMRARTQLHDYMKYTAVVNPHARLEFTEPKAHEKYERATDQLPAETKEIRPHPHGVELGTLLKMLAATESYSLSGFMQEEFTRVGTKTATSVLDAFRDRHFGREMTWRPPAATEEADIAAEVREATSNKGAEATEAFATTIAETIRERERIAHSEIVSIVADAADETGETFGKTFGEAVRENAVAAAWYACTRERTANLYPIVDEATTKRKDDAAVEGLARRLGEKFTESDDTRDRASFDTLTAYVDRAADMTEEHDDETFGETARENIAEAVWQVMVTVPDDPPKVSAVVEDRDTAAQFLEAMRETDILSPPTDCLAPITAELVEQGLRKEYDADFYAAATRDAEVHRGDPFVVEAGIAYGGDIPAEGNAEVLRFANRVPLVYRLGACSTTGVVKRINWRNYGLDQPGGSGMPNGPAVIMIHVASTNVPFTSESKDAVANVPEIEDEIELALREAARELKSHLNEQRSLEKRRRKQNVLVDILPEMAQKLSEVTGRESLNIDDSLARIMNNVLVERTVEDEAVELTVQNHGSSGAAFELTDIVSEDPGDVDGATVVEMDGEWFVKWSVDVGGGEGATITYEVSDDAAFDISIDGVETEKITVNA; this is encoded by the coding sequence ATGACTGCAAAGCAATCCACGCTCGACACCGGCGGGGGCGAGACCGTCGCCGACGAGCTGGCAGAGTCACAGCGGGCCATCTCCATCGCCGAGTTCTTCGAGAAGAACAAGCAGATGCTCGGCTTCGACTCCGGCGGGAAGGCGCTCGTCACCGCCGTCAAGGAGGCGGTCGACAACGCGCTCGACGCCACCGAGGAAGCGGGCATTTTGCCGGATATCTACGTCTCCATCGAGGAGGCCGGCGACTACTACCGGGTCGTCATCGAGGACAACGGACCCGGCATCACGAAAGAGCAGATTCCGAAGGTGTTCGGGAAGCTGCTGTACGGGAGTCGGTTCCACGCCCGCGAGCAGAGCCGCGGCCAGCAGGGCATCGGGATTTCGGCCGCGGTGCTCTACTCGCAGCTCACCTCCGGGAAACCCGCGCGCATCACCTCGAAGACCGGCTCACAGCAGACGGCCCAGCAGTTCGAGTTGACCATCGACACCGACTCGAACGAGCCGGACGTGGACCTCGCGGAGGAGACGACGTGGGAACGCCCCCACGGCACCCGCATCGAGTTGGAGATGGAGGCGAACATGCGCGCTCGCACCCAGCTCCACGACTACATGAAGTACACCGCGGTCGTCAACCCCCACGCACGATTGGAGTTCACGGAGCCGAAAGCCCACGAGAAGTACGAGCGCGCGACCGACCAGCTACCGGCCGAGACGAAGGAGATCCGCCCACACCCACACGGCGTCGAACTCGGCACGCTCCTGAAGATGCTCGCCGCGACGGAGTCGTACTCGCTGTCGGGGTTCATGCAGGAGGAGTTCACCCGCGTCGGCACGAAGACGGCAACCTCGGTGCTTGACGCGTTCCGCGACCGTCACTTCGGGCGCGAGATGACGTGGCGACCGCCGGCCGCGACCGAGGAGGCCGACATCGCCGCCGAAGTCCGGGAAGCCACCTCGAACAAGGGGGCCGAGGCGACGGAGGCGTTCGCGACCACCATCGCAGAGACGATACGCGAGCGCGAGCGCATCGCCCACAGCGAAATCGTCTCCATCGTCGCCGACGCCGCCGACGAGACCGGAGAGACGTTCGGGAAGACGTTCGGCGAGGCCGTCCGAGAAAACGCCGTCGCGGCCGCGTGGTACGCCTGCACCCGCGAGCGCACGGCGAATCTCTACCCCATCGTCGACGAGGCGACGACGAAGCGAAAAGACGACGCCGCAGTCGAGGGGTTAGCCCGCCGGCTCGGCGAGAAGTTCACCGAGAGCGACGACACGCGCGACCGGGCGTCGTTCGACACGTTGACGGCGTACGTCGACCGCGCCGCCGACATGACCGAGGAGCACGACGACGAGACGTTCGGCGAGACCGCCCGCGAGAACATCGCCGAGGCCGTCTGGCAGGTGATGGTGACCGTCCCCGACGACCCGCCGAAGGTGTCCGCCGTCGTCGAGGACCGCGACACCGCGGCGCAGTTTCTCGAAGCCATGCGCGAGACCGACATCCTCTCGCCGCCGACGGACTGTCTGGCCCCGATCACGGCGGAGTTGGTCGAGCAGGGCCTCCGCAAGGAGTACGACGCCGACTTCTACGCCGCGGCCACCCGCGACGCCGAGGTGCACCGCGGCGACCCGTTCGTCGTCGAGGCCGGCATCGCCTACGGCGGTGACATCCCCGCCGAGGGGAACGCCGAGGTGCTCCGGTTCGCGAACCGCGTCCCGCTCGTCTACCGGCTGGGCGCGTGTTCCACGACGGGCGTCGTGAAGCGAATCAACTGGCGCAACTACGGGCTGGACCAGCCCGGCGGCTCCGGGATGCCGAACGGCCCGGCGGTCATCATGATTCACGTCGCCTCGACGAACGTCCCGTTCACGAGCGAGTCGAAGGACGCCGTCGCGAACGTCCCCGAAATCGAGGACGAAATCGAGCTCGCGCTCCGGGAGGCCGCACGGGAGCTGAAATCGCACCTGAACGAGCAGCGCAGCCTCGAAAAACGCCGGCGCAAACAGAACGTGCTCGTCGACATCCTCCCGGAGATGGCCCAGAAGCTCTCCGAGGTGACGGGTCGCGAGTCGCTGAACATCGACGACTCGCTGGCGCGCATCATGAACAACGTGCTCGTCGAGCGGACGGTCGAGGACGAAGCGGTGGAGTTGACGGTCCAGAACCACGGCAGTTCGGGCGCGGCCTTCGAACTCACGGATATCGTGAGCGAGGACCCCGGCGACGTGGACGGCGCGACGGTCGTGGAGATGGACGGCGAGTGGTTCGTGAAGTGGTCGGTCGACGTGGGGGGCGGCGAGGGAGCGACGATTACGTACGAGGTGAGCGACGACGCCGCGTTCGATATCTCTATCGACGGCGTCGAGACGGAGAAAATCACGGTGAACGCATAA
- a CDS encoding DNA topoisomerase IV subunit A: MSEVDPDIQDEKARKRLIELAEKFYDQFEGGDVPSMEIPTRTKTNIVFDEESGVWVLGDRTSTRSANSVRGAKKLLKSIYTTEFLERQLEENRSSTLRELYYLSESWDNEHAQFDNQDESNQLIEDLELVSGVTREDFHMRPEESGAKVMGPLHIREQTNRGDRDIHCQDDVGQGGYQIPNNPDTIEFLGCDAEFILCVETGGMRDRLVENGFDDDYDCLVVHLGGQPARATRRLTKRLHDELDLPVAVFTDGDPWSYRIYGSVAYGSIKSAHLSEYLATPEAQFVGIRPQDITEYDLPSDPLADSDTNALESELEDPRFQTDFWEEQIQHQLDIGKKSEQQALAARGLDFVTDEYLPTRLDEMGIL, from the coding sequence ATGAGCGAAGTTGACCCAGATATCCAAGACGAGAAGGCGCGGAAACGACTGATAGAGCTCGCCGAGAAGTTCTACGACCAGTTCGAGGGCGGCGACGTCCCCTCGATGGAGATTCCGACCCGGACGAAGACGAACATCGTCTTCGACGAGGAGTCGGGCGTGTGGGTGCTCGGTGACCGCACCTCCACCCGCTCCGCGAACTCGGTTCGGGGCGCGAAGAAGCTGCTCAAGTCCATCTACACGACGGAGTTCCTCGAGCGGCAGTTGGAGGAGAATCGCTCCTCGACGCTGCGTGAACTCTACTATCTGAGCGAGTCGTGGGACAACGAACACGCGCAGTTCGACAACCAAGACGAGTCGAACCAGCTCATCGAGGACCTCGAACTCGTCTCGGGCGTGACCCGCGAGGATTTCCACATGCGTCCGGAGGAGTCGGGCGCGAAGGTGATGGGGCCGCTCCACATCCGCGAGCAGACCAATCGCGGCGACCGCGACATCCACTGTCAGGACGACGTGGGACAGGGCGGCTACCAGATTCCGAACAACCCCGACACCATCGAGTTCCTCGGCTGCGACGCGGAGTTCATCCTCTGTGTCGAGACGGGTGGCATGCGCGACCGCCTCGTCGAGAACGGCTTCGACGACGACTACGACTGTCTGGTCGTCCACCTCGGCGGCCAGCCGGCCCGGGCGACCCGCCGGCTGACCAAGCGCCTCCACGACGAACTCGACCTGCCGGTGGCGGTGTTCACTGACGGCGACCCGTGGTCGTACCGCATCTACGGCTCCGTCGCCTACGGCTCCATCAAGTCGGCCCACCTCTCGGAGTATCTCGCCACCCCCGAGGCACAGTTCGTCGGCATCCGCCCGCAGGACATCACGGAGTACGACCTGCCGTCTGACCCGCTCGCGGATTCGGATACGAACGCCCTCGAATCCGAACTGGAGGACCCGCGCTTCCAGACGGACTTTTGGGAGGAGCAGATTCAACACCAACTCGACATCGGGAAGAAGTCCGAACAGCAGGCGCTCGCAGCGCGTGGCTTGGACTTCGTGACCGACGAGTATCTGCCCACGCGACTGGACGAGATGGGAATCCTGTAA
- a CDS encoding carboxylate--amine ligase: MTDAFLPFDELLETVEQRRFDRPPAVVANAHVTGLGVARALATHDVPVIALDRSGDGVAPRSDAVTLAGEVTYPLDDSDGFREDVERLADALDHDPVAFGCMDEWALAFAQEEPAGVRLPFADYEVIDGVLDKYALYERAERLDVPYPETHFLEETDPAEATAALEFPFVVKPARKRRFEEAIGTNVLEVADEAEFMDIVELADEEEMRIMAQEKVDKATGQDRSFASYVRPDNGDTLGVVGNARVRYPTGYGTSCVVDRVDEPVIEERATTMLDDADYYGISESEFVYDTDREEYVLLDINTRPWKWIGMPVAAGANLPMAAYADAVGTETVHTGPLDTRWVYLPDYLRLNFEDPTFEDVLAPREWETLLSGAFHSGQGLTTGVYLPSDPGPAYALLETEFAEREYYCAC; encoded by the coding sequence ATGACAGACGCCTTCCTGCCGTTTGACGAACTGCTCGAAACGGTCGAGCAGCGCCGGTTCGACCGTCCGCCCGCCGTCGTCGCGAACGCGCACGTCACCGGCCTGGGCGTGGCGCGTGCGCTCGCGACCCACGACGTTCCCGTCATCGCCCTCGACCGCTCGGGCGACGGCGTCGCCCCGCGCTCGGATGCGGTCACCCTCGCCGGCGAGGTGACCTACCCGCTCGACGACAGCGACGGCTTCCGCGAGGACGTAGAACGGCTGGCCGACGCGCTCGACCACGACCCCGTCGCCTTTGGCTGCATGGACGAGTGGGCGCTCGCGTTCGCACAGGAGGAGCCGGCAGGGGTTCGACTCCCCTTCGCCGACTACGAGGTCATCGACGGCGTGCTCGACAAGTACGCGCTGTACGAGCGCGCCGAGCGGCTGGACGTGCCGTACCCGGAGACGCACTTCCTCGAAGAAACGGACCCGGCCGAGGCCACCGCCGCGTTGGAATTCCCGTTCGTCGTGAAGCCCGCGCGCAAGCGCCGGTTCGAGGAGGCCATCGGGACGAACGTGCTCGAAGTCGCCGACGAAGCCGAGTTCATGGATATCGTCGAACTCGCCGACGAAGAGGAGATGCGCATCATGGCACAGGAGAAGGTCGACAAGGCGACCGGCCAAGACCGCTCGTTCGCGTCGTACGTGCGCCCGGACAACGGCGACACGCTCGGGGTCGTCGGCAACGCGCGGGTCCGGTATCCGACCGGCTACGGCACCTCGTGTGTCGTGGACAGAGTGGACGAGCCGGTCATCGAGGAGCGCGCGACGACGATGCTCGACGACGCCGACTACTACGGAATCTCCGAGTCGGAGTTCGTCTACGACACGGACCGCGAGGAGTACGTCCTGCTGGATATCAACACCCGGCCGTGGAAGTGGATCGGAATGCCCGTCGCGGCGGGGGCGAATCTTCCGATGGCGGCGTACGCGGACGCCGTCGGCACGGAGACGGTCCACACCGGTCCGCTCGACACCCGGTGGGTGTATCTCCCCGACTACCTCCGGCTCAACTTCGAGGATCCGACCTTCGAGGACGTGCTCGCGCCCCGGGAGTGGGAGACGCTGCTGTCGGGGGCGTTCCACTCCGGACAGGGGTTGACGACGGGCGTGTATCTCCCATCGGACCCCGGACCGGCGTACGCACTCCTCGAAACGGAGTTCGCCGAACGCGAGTACTACTGCGCCTGCTGA